From one Nonomuraea polychroma genomic stretch:
- a CDS encoding superoxide dismutase, whose translation MRPAILKTALGALIVLLLGTVPAQATSKPDQFALPNGFQPEGIAIGGGPYAYFGSRATGDIYRADLRTGEGSVISKGPGTPSLGLKTDGRGRLFVAGGTGGDARVVDLRTGEVVKSYKLTTDPAFVNDVILTRNAAYFTDSRNPVLYKLALGRGGVLPDEAVKIPLSGAIQYTTGNNANGIAPSPDRKSLLIVQSNTGKLFEVDPSTGVTTEVDLGGELLTNGDGLLLSGRTLYAVLNRLNTVAAISLAADGSSGKIVKRLTDPRFDVPTTVAKYGTRLYLPNARFTTTPTPDTTYNVVAIKP comes from the coding sequence ATGAGACCCGCGATCCTGAAGACCGCACTCGGTGCCTTAATCGTGCTCCTGCTGGGCACCGTGCCCGCGCAGGCCACGTCGAAGCCCGACCAGTTCGCGCTGCCCAACGGGTTCCAGCCGGAGGGGATCGCGATCGGAGGCGGGCCCTACGCCTACTTCGGCTCCCGCGCGACCGGTGACATCTACCGGGCGGACCTGCGTACCGGTGAAGGCTCGGTCATCAGCAAGGGCCCCGGCACGCCGTCGCTCGGGCTCAAGACCGACGGGCGCGGCCGGCTGTTCGTGGCCGGGGGGACGGGCGGCGACGCCCGCGTGGTCGACCTGCGTACCGGGGAGGTCGTCAAGTCGTACAAGCTGACCACCGACCCGGCGTTCGTCAACGACGTGATCCTCACGCGCAACGCCGCCTATTTCACCGACTCCCGCAACCCCGTCCTGTACAAGCTGGCGCTCGGCCGCGGCGGTGTGCTGCCTGACGAGGCCGTCAAGATCCCGCTCAGCGGGGCCATCCAGTACACGACGGGTAACAACGCCAACGGCATCGCGCCCAGCCCCGACCGCAAGTCGCTGCTGATCGTCCAGTCGAACACCGGCAAGCTGTTCGAGGTGGACCCGTCCACCGGCGTCACCACCGAGGTGGACCTGGGCGGCGAGCTGCTGACCAACGGCGACGGGCTGCTGCTGTCCGGCCGCACCCTGTACGCCGTGCTGAACCGCCTCAACACCGTCGCCGCCATCAGCCTGGCCGCCGACGGCTCGTCCGGGAAGATCGTCAAGCGCCTGACCGATCCGCGTTTCGACGTCCCGACGACGGTCGCCAAGTACGGCACGCGCCTCTACCTCCCCAACGCCCGCTTCACCACCACGCCGACGCCGGACACGACCTACAACGTGGTGGCGATCAAGCCTTGA
- a CDS encoding M1 family metallopeptidase has translation MDLSAYEKGRSQPVKDPVYPAYGNPAIDVLHYDLTLDWKPASRILSGTAKLTLRAVKPLTGVTVDFGRALKVDQATVNGTSAKPRRTGDDLTIPLAKPLKAGEGAVVTVRYHGRPRPVDAKQRRKDISILGFRTGEGGRAWALQEPFGAFTWFPVNDHPSDEALYDVAVTVPKGWSGVAHGTYKGKTTKGGSSTFRWESTDPVASYLTVFAADKFRMFKDKGPRGIPITYWIRPQDMAKTLPVARRMPAIMKWLEKKLGPYPFPSAGLVATSDSGMETQQMIALGPRYMEPSVVAHELAHHWFGDTVTPRTWRDMWLNEGFAMYFEMQWFADDQGESIDTYIANIRRLDAQLRRENGPPGRYRRDSFGQSNVYYCPAIMLHEIRERLGDKRFFAMTTAWPQEHRNTTQDRASFTKWINKHTGEDFTELIDTWLDSKTTPR, from the coding sequence GTGGACCTGAGCGCCTACGAGAAGGGCAGGTCGCAGCCCGTCAAGGACCCGGTGTACCCCGCCTACGGCAACCCGGCGATCGACGTGCTCCACTACGACCTGACCCTGGACTGGAAGCCGGCGAGCCGCATCCTCTCGGGCACGGCGAAGCTCACGCTCCGCGCGGTCAAGCCCCTCACCGGCGTCACCGTCGACTTCGGGCGGGCGCTGAAGGTGGACCAGGCCACGGTGAACGGGACGAGCGCCAAGCCGCGGCGAACCGGGGACGACTTGACCATCCCGCTGGCCAAGCCGCTGAAGGCCGGCGAAGGCGCCGTCGTGACCGTGCGCTACCACGGCCGGCCCCGCCCGGTGGACGCCAAGCAGCGGCGCAAGGACATCAGCATCCTGGGCTTCCGCACCGGCGAAGGCGGCCGGGCGTGGGCGCTGCAGGAGCCGTTCGGGGCGTTCACCTGGTTCCCGGTCAACGACCATCCGTCGGACGAGGCGCTGTACGACGTGGCGGTCACGGTGCCCAAGGGCTGGTCGGGTGTCGCGCACGGCACGTACAAGGGCAAGACCACGAAGGGTGGGTCGAGCACGTTCCGCTGGGAGTCGACCGATCCCGTGGCCAGTTACTTGACGGTGTTCGCGGCCGACAAGTTCCGCATGTTCAAGGACAAAGGCCCGCGCGGCATCCCGATCACGTACTGGATCCGCCCCCAGGACATGGCCAAGACCCTCCCCGTCGCCCGCCGGATGCCGGCGATCATGAAGTGGCTGGAGAAAAAGCTCGGCCCGTACCCGTTCCCGAGCGCCGGCCTGGTGGCGACGAGCGACTCCGGCATGGAGACGCAGCAGATGATCGCGCTCGGCCCCCGCTACATGGAGCCGTCGGTGGTGGCGCACGAACTGGCGCACCACTGGTTCGGCGACACCGTCACCCCGCGCACCTGGCGTGACATGTGGCTGAACGAGGGTTTCGCCATGTACTTCGAGATGCAGTGGTTCGCCGACGACCAGGGCGAGTCGATCGACACGTACATCGCCAACATCCGCCGGCTGGATGCCCAGCTACGCAGGGAGAACGGTCCGCCGGGCCGGTATCGACGGGATTCGTTCGGGCAGAGCAACGTCTACTACTGTCCGGCGATCATGCTGCACGAGATCAGGGAGCGGCTCGGCGACAAGAGGTTCTTCGCGATGACCACGGCGTGGCCGCAGGAGCACCGCAACACCACTCAGGACCGGGCGTCGTTCACCAAGTGGATCAACAAGCACACCGGCGAGGACTTCACCGAGCTCATCGACACCTGGCTGGACTCGAAGACCACCCCACGGTGA
- a CDS encoding cyclodeaminase/cyclohydrolase family protein: MRDLKIVDFLTELADRRPAPGGGATAALHAAQAAALLGMVARYSTGEKYADHAETVVAVIAETDTLRARALKLAEEDAAAFTAVTDAYRLPKGEQRSAAIAAALAGAAEPPARVIEEAGRVIELCELLLPIGNRNVVTDVAAAAEAARAALTTARVNVEVNLGGVKDEHVREKLNIRLSGVDAAVARADWVTAEVREEINR; encoded by the coding sequence ATGCGCGACTTGAAGATCGTCGACTTCCTGACCGAGCTGGCCGACCGGCGGCCCGCGCCGGGCGGCGGCGCGACGGCGGCCCTGCACGCCGCCCAGGCCGCCGCGCTGCTCGGCATGGTCGCCCGCTACAGCACCGGCGAGAAGTACGCCGACCACGCCGAGACCGTCGTCGCCGTGATCGCCGAGACCGACACGCTGCGGGCGCGGGCGCTGAAGCTGGCCGAGGAGGACGCGGCGGCGTTCACGGCGGTCACGGACGCCTACCGGCTGCCCAAGGGGGAGCAGCGCAGCGCCGCGATCGCGGCCGCGCTGGCCGGCGCCGCCGAACCGCCGGCCCGCGTGATCGAGGAGGCCGGGCGCGTGATCGAGCTGTGCGAGCTGCTGCTGCCGATCGGCAACCGCAACGTCGTCACCGACGTGGCCGCCGCGGCGGAGGCTGCACGAGCCGCGCTCACCACCGCCAGGGTGAACGTGGAGGTCAACCTCGGCGGCGTCAAGGACGAGCACGTACGCGAGAAGCTGAACATCCGCCTCTCCGGCGTCGACGCGGCCGTCGCCAGGGCAGACTGGGTGACCGCCGAGGTACGCGAGGAGATCAACCGGTGA
- a CDS encoding bifunctional 5,10-methylenetetrahydrofolate dehydrogenase/5,10-methenyltetrahydrofolate cyclohydrolase has product MRTLTGKELAAAIRAQAQAEAAAGPQPRLAVVVATDDEASLWYVRSIAKAAAGVDLLCDVVDLGPGARPEQIGETLTRLSGDPGVHGVMLQTPLPPGASAQQLAGAIDPRKDVDGANPLSLGRLAAGLPAFPPATAAAVMALLDHYQVELEGRRAVVVGRSTVVGKPLAHLLLDRHATVTVCHSRTRDLASVTSTAEVLVAAAGRAGLIGAGHVAPGAVVIDVGTNPTDDGGLTGDVDFDAVAGVAGALTPVPGGVGPVTTALLLRHTARAANLP; this is encoded by the coding sequence GTGAGGACGCTGACCGGCAAGGAGCTGGCCGCCGCCATCAGAGCCCAGGCGCAGGCCGAGGCCGCGGCGGGTCCGCAGCCGCGGCTGGCCGTGGTGGTGGCCACGGACGACGAGGCCAGCCTGTGGTATGTCCGGTCGATCGCCAAGGCGGCGGCCGGCGTCGACCTGCTCTGTGACGTGGTGGACCTGGGGCCCGGCGCCCGCCCCGAGCAGATCGGCGAGACGCTGACCAGGCTCAGCGGCGACCCCGGCGTGCACGGCGTGATGCTGCAGACCCCGCTGCCCCCTGGAGCCTCTGCGCAGCAGCTGGCCGGGGCCATCGACCCGCGCAAGGACGTCGACGGCGCCAACCCGCTCTCGCTCGGCCGGCTGGCGGCCGGGCTGCCGGCGTTCCCGCCCGCGACGGCGGCGGCCGTCATGGCCCTGCTCGACCATTACCAGGTGGAGCTGGAAGGTCGGCGGGCCGTCGTGGTCGGCCGCTCCACCGTGGTCGGCAAACCGCTCGCCCACCTGCTGCTCGACCGGCACGCCACCGTCACCGTCTGCCACTCGCGCACCCGCGACCTGGCCTCCGTCACCTCCACGGCCGAGGTGCTGGTGGCGGCCGCCGGCCGGGCGGGGCTGATCGGCGCCGGGCACGTCGCGCCGGGCGCGGTGGTGATCGACGTCGGCACCAACCCGACCGACGACGGCGGGCTGACCGGCGACGTCGACTTCGACGCTGTCGCCGGTGTGGCCGGGGCGCTGACCCCGGTGCCCGGCGGCGTCGGACCGGTGACGACCGCGCTGCTGCTGCGCCACACCGCCAGAGCGGCGAACCTCCCGTGA
- a CDS encoding type 1 glutamine amidotransferase — translation MGDVLVVQNSRSGGPGRLAGWLAEAGHELDIVLAHDGAPLPDRLGHDAMIMLGGGYLPSEDDRAPWLADARRLVGQALAEGVPLLGICLGGQMLAEVAGGEVTGDMGAPENGSIPLTIRPEAAGDPLFRDLPPVVPAVEHHKDAITALPAGAVWLAETQACPHQAFRVGERAWGVQFHPEVLPERIKEWRADGFDPDEVYAGAVADEPVSTPIWREVTMRFAALVTEHAVSVSGSPSPV, via the coding sequence ATGGGTGACGTGCTGGTCGTGCAGAACAGCAGGAGCGGCGGCCCGGGCCGGCTCGCCGGCTGGCTGGCGGAGGCCGGGCACGAGCTGGACATCGTGCTCGCCCACGACGGTGCTCCGCTGCCCGATCGGCTCGGCCACGACGCCATGATCATGCTGGGTGGCGGCTACCTGCCGAGCGAGGACGACCGAGCCCCGTGGCTGGCGGACGCCCGGCGGCTGGTGGGGCAGGCGCTCGCGGAGGGTGTGCCGCTGCTCGGCATCTGCCTCGGCGGGCAGATGCTCGCCGAGGTCGCGGGCGGTGAGGTCACGGGCGACATGGGCGCGCCGGAGAACGGCAGCATCCCGCTGACGATCAGGCCGGAGGCCGCCGGCGACCCGCTCTTCCGCGATCTGCCGCCGGTGGTGCCCGCCGTGGAGCACCACAAGGACGCGATCACCGCGTTACCCGCGGGCGCCGTCTGGCTGGCGGAGACGCAGGCGTGCCCCCACCAGGCGTTCCGGGTGGGCGAGCGGGCGTGGGGGGTGCAGTTCCATCCCGAGGTGCTGCCCGAGCGCATCAAGGAGTGGCGCGCGGACGGCTTCGACCCCGACGAGGTGTACGCCGGGGCCGTGGCCGACGAGCCGGTGTCCACGCCGATCTGGCGCGAGGTGACGATGCGCTTCGCCGCGCTCGTCACCGAGCATGCCGTCAGCGTGTCCGGGAGTCCCAGCCCAGTGTGA
- a CDS encoding endonuclease V, whose product MQVEQLHPWPSTVAEAEAIQDRLRGHVELTGPDTFALVAGLDVHYHGPGDDLTAAVVVMDAATLAVVEQVVAHGKAAFPYVPGLFAFRELPALVEALEQLTVTPDLLVCDGYGLAHPRGFGLACHVGVLTGLPALGVGKTPFVGRHEPPGAERGAWTPITHDGATVGRALRTQRGVKPVYVSQGHRITLDTATDQVLRLAPRYRLPEPVRRADHLARHPG is encoded by the coding sequence GTGCAGGTCGAGCAGCTTCACCCCTGGCCCTCCACGGTCGCCGAGGCGGAGGCCATTCAGGACCGGCTCCGCGGGCACGTCGAGCTCACCGGGCCGGACACCTTCGCCTTGGTGGCGGGCCTGGACGTGCACTATCACGGCCCGGGCGACGACCTGACGGCCGCGGTGGTCGTCATGGACGCCGCCACCCTCGCCGTGGTGGAGCAGGTGGTCGCCCATGGGAAGGCGGCGTTCCCGTACGTGCCCGGACTGTTCGCCTTCCGCGAGCTGCCCGCGCTGGTCGAGGCGCTCGAGCAGCTCACGGTGACGCCGGACCTGCTGGTCTGCGACGGGTACGGGCTCGCGCACCCGCGCGGGTTCGGCCTGGCCTGCCACGTCGGCGTGCTGACGGGGCTGCCGGCGCTGGGCGTGGGCAAGACGCCGTTCGTCGGCCGGCACGAGCCGCCGGGGGCGGAGCGCGGAGCGTGGACACCGATCACGCACGACGGTGCCACGGTCGGGCGGGCGCTGCGCACGCAGCGCGGCGTCAAGCCGGTGTACGTCTCCCAGGGGCACCGCATCACCCTGGACACGGCCACGGACCAGGTCCTCCGCCTCGCCCCGCGCTACCGCCTCCCCGAGCCGGTCCGGCGCGCCGACCACCTGGCCAGGCACCCGGGCTGA
- a CDS encoding ferredoxin, translating to MKVTVDEVKCCGAGQCVLLAPEVFDQREDDGIVILLEPEPSADQHALVREAAAVCPAAAIELSEEA from the coding sequence ATGAAAGTCACCGTGGACGAAGTCAAGTGTTGCGGCGCCGGCCAGTGTGTGCTGCTCGCGCCAGAGGTGTTCGACCAGCGCGAGGACGACGGCATCGTCATCCTGCTCGAGCCCGAGCCGTCCGCCGACCAGCACGCCCTGGTCCGTGAGGCCGCCGCGGTCTGCCCGGCCGCCGCCATCGAGCTCAGCGAAGAGGCGTGA
- a CDS encoding cytochrome P450: MSLDEQVLNYPIPADAALEPPAEWAELRGKCPVAHVQLPSGDQATLLTRYDDVKRVLADPRFTRQLNAPDAARISAEGDGVFNSDMAMIIPDGGEEHQHWRRLVGKWFTAKRMAALRPSMAQIAEELIDDMVERGAPGDLKASLGFPLPVYVICDMLGVPAADRDRFSYWSDTFLNLTRYSKDEIDAAQAEFFQYMSGHVAAKREQPGEDILSELIAVGGPEDGGLTDMQILVTGMALLVAGHETTANMIGKMVSMLLADRSRWEALLADPKLIRTAVEEALRFDANSGFGLPRYLRDETEVSGTVLPRGTTVVCSMAAANRDESVFDGAAEMDLSRSPNPHLAFGSGAHSCLGQALARTELQVVLEVLLRKLPTLDLAVPVEELERVEGLAVGGLRTVPVRW, translated from the coding sequence ATGAGTCTCGACGAGCAGGTCTTGAACTACCCGATCCCCGCCGACGCGGCGCTGGAGCCGCCCGCGGAATGGGCCGAGTTGCGCGGCAAGTGCCCGGTGGCCCACGTCCAGCTGCCCAGCGGCGACCAGGCGACGTTGCTGACCCGCTACGACGACGTCAAGCGGGTGCTGGCCGACCCCCGCTTCACCCGCCAGCTCAACGCCCCGGACGCGGCCCGCATATCGGCGGAAGGGGACGGGGTGTTCAACAGCGACATGGCGATGATCATCCCTGACGGCGGCGAGGAACACCAGCATTGGCGGCGCCTGGTCGGCAAGTGGTTCACCGCCAAGCGGATGGCCGCCCTGCGTCCCTCGATGGCCCAGATCGCCGAGGAGCTCATCGACGACATGGTCGAGCGCGGCGCGCCCGGCGACCTCAAGGCGAGCCTGGGCTTCCCGCTGCCGGTGTACGTCATCTGCGACATGCTCGGCGTGCCGGCCGCGGACCGGGACCGGTTCTCGTACTGGTCCGACACGTTCCTCAACCTCACCCGCTACAGCAAGGACGAGATCGACGCTGCCCAGGCCGAGTTCTTCCAGTACATGTCCGGCCACGTCGCCGCCAAGCGGGAGCAGCCGGGCGAGGACATCCTCAGCGAGCTGATCGCGGTCGGCGGCCCGGAGGACGGCGGGCTGACCGACATGCAGATCCTGGTCACCGGCATGGCGCTGCTGGTGGCCGGGCACGAGACCACCGCCAACATGATCGGCAAGATGGTGAGCATGCTGCTGGCCGATCGCTCCCGGTGGGAAGCGCTGCTGGCCGACCCGAAGCTGATCCGCACCGCGGTGGAGGAGGCGCTGCGCTTCGACGCCAACTCCGGCTTCGGCCTGCCGCGTTACCTGCGTGACGAGACCGAGGTCAGCGGCACGGTCCTGCCCCGCGGCACCACCGTGGTGTGCAGCATGGCCGCGGCCAACCGGGACGAGAGCGTCTTCGACGGCGCCGCCGAGATGGACCTGAGCCGCAGCCCGAACCCGCATCTGGCCTTCGGCTCCGGCGCCCACTCCTGCCTGGGCCAGGCGCTGGCTCGCACCGAGTTGCAGGTCGTGCTCGAGGTGCTGCTGCGCAAGCTGCCCACCCTGGACCTGGCCGTGCCCGTGGAGGAGCTGGAACGCGTGGAGGGGCTGGCCGTCGGCGGTCTGCGCACGGTCCCGGTTCGCTGGTGA